In Natator depressus isolate rNatDep1 chromosome 9, rNatDep2.hap1, whole genome shotgun sequence, a single genomic region encodes these proteins:
- the TMEM185A gene encoding transmembrane protein 185A isoform X1, with protein sequence MNLRGLFQDFNPSKFLIYACLLLFSVLLSLRLDDKIQWSYWAVFAPIWLWKLMVIVGASVGTGVWARNPQYRAEGETCVEFKAMLIAVGIHLLLLMFEVLVCDRIERGTHFWLLVFMPLFFVSPVSVAACVWGFRHDRSLELEILCSVNILQFIFIALRLDEIIRWPWLVVCVPLWILMSFLCLVVLYYIVWSVLFLRSMDVIAEQRRTHITMAISWMTIVVPLLTFEILLVHRLDGHNAFSYIPIFVPLWLSLITLMATTFGQKGGNHWWFGIRKDFCQFLLELFPFLREYGNISYDLHHEDNEELEETPVPEPPKIAPMFRKKTGVVITQSPGKYVIPPPKLSIDMPD encoded by the exons ATGAACCTGCGCGGGTTATTCCAGGATTTCAATCCGAG caAATTTCTTATCTATGCATGTCTGCTGCTGTTCTCTGTTCTGCTCTCTCTCCGTCTGGATGACaaaattcagtggagttattggGCTGTCTTTGCTCCAATATGGCTATGGAAGCTAATGGTCATTGTTGGTGCCTCAGTGGGAACAGGAGTATGGGCACGAAACCCACAATATCG AGCAGAAGGAGAAACCTGTGTGGAGTTCAAAGCTATGTTAATTGCAGTAGGCATTCATCTGCTACTGCTGATGTTCGAAGTTCTGGTATGTGACAGGATCGAAAGAGGAACCCATTTCTGGCTTCTGGTCTTCATGCCATTGTTCTTTGTATCTCCAGTGTCAGTTGCAGCTTGTGTGTGGGGCTTCCGACATGACAGATCTCTGGAG tTGGAAATTTTGTGTTCTGTCAATATTCTCCAGTTCATATTTATTGCACTCAGACTAGACGAGATCATCAGATGGCCATGGCTT GTTGTTTGCGTTCCTCTGTGGATCTTGATGTCCTTTCTGTGTCTGGTAGTACTCTATTACATTGTTTGGTCTGTCCTGTTCTTGCGTTCAATGGATGTTATTGCTGAGCAGAGGAGAACACACATAACAATGGCTATCAGTTGGATGACAATCGTTGTTCCATTACTCACATTTGAA ATTCTACTAGTGCACAGACTGGATGGACATAATGCATTCTCATATATACCCATTTTTGTCCCTCTTTGGCTTTCTTTGATAACTTTAATGGCAACAACATTTGGACAGAAAGGGGGAAATCATT ggTGGTTTGGAATTCGCAAAGACTTCTGTCAATTCCTACTTGAACTTTTCCCATTCTTGAGAGAATATGGAAATATTTCCTATGATCTCCATCATGAAGATAATGAAGAACTGGAAGAAACACCTGTTCCAGAACCTCCAAAAATTGCACCAATGTTCCGAAAAAAGACTGGAGTGGTCATTACCCAGAGTCCTGGAAAGTATGTCATTCCACCTCCCAAGTTAAGCATTGACATGCCAGATTAA
- the TMEM185A gene encoding transmembrane protein 185A isoform X2: MNLRGLFQDFNPSKFLIYACLLLFSVLLSLRLDDKIQWSYWAVFAPIWLWKLMVIVGASVGTGVWARNPQYRAEGETCVEFKAMLIAVGIHLLLLMFEVLVCDRIERGTHFWLLVFMPLFFVSPVSVAACVWGFRHDRSLEVVCVPLWILMSFLCLVVLYYIVWSVLFLRSMDVIAEQRRTHITMAISWMTIVVPLLTFEILLVHRLDGHNAFSYIPIFVPLWLSLITLMATTFGQKGGNHWWFGIRKDFCQFLLELFPFLREYGNISYDLHHEDNEELEETPVPEPPKIAPMFRKKTGVVITQSPGKYVIPPPKLSIDMPD; the protein is encoded by the exons ATGAACCTGCGCGGGTTATTCCAGGATTTCAATCCGAG caAATTTCTTATCTATGCATGTCTGCTGCTGTTCTCTGTTCTGCTCTCTCTCCGTCTGGATGACaaaattcagtggagttattggGCTGTCTTTGCTCCAATATGGCTATGGAAGCTAATGGTCATTGTTGGTGCCTCAGTGGGAACAGGAGTATGGGCACGAAACCCACAATATCG AGCAGAAGGAGAAACCTGTGTGGAGTTCAAAGCTATGTTAATTGCAGTAGGCATTCATCTGCTACTGCTGATGTTCGAAGTTCTGGTATGTGACAGGATCGAAAGAGGAACCCATTTCTGGCTTCTGGTCTTCATGCCATTGTTCTTTGTATCTCCAGTGTCAGTTGCAGCTTGTGTGTGGGGCTTCCGACATGACAGATCTCTGGAG GTTGTTTGCGTTCCTCTGTGGATCTTGATGTCCTTTCTGTGTCTGGTAGTACTCTATTACATTGTTTGGTCTGTCCTGTTCTTGCGTTCAATGGATGTTATTGCTGAGCAGAGGAGAACACACATAACAATGGCTATCAGTTGGATGACAATCGTTGTTCCATTACTCACATTTGAA ATTCTACTAGTGCACAGACTGGATGGACATAATGCATTCTCATATATACCCATTTTTGTCCCTCTTTGGCTTTCTTTGATAACTTTAATGGCAACAACATTTGGACAGAAAGGGGGAAATCATT ggTGGTTTGGAATTCGCAAAGACTTCTGTCAATTCCTACTTGAACTTTTCCCATTCTTGAGAGAATATGGAAATATTTCCTATGATCTCCATCATGAAGATAATGAAGAACTGGAAGAAACACCTGTTCCAGAACCTCCAAAAATTGCACCAATGTTCCGAAAAAAGACTGGAGTGGTCATTACCCAGAGTCCTGGAAAGTATGTCATTCCACCTCCCAAGTTAAGCATTGACATGCCAGATTAA